Proteins encoded within one genomic window of Cucumis sativus cultivar 9930 chromosome 3, Cucumber_9930_V3, whole genome shotgun sequence:
- the LOC101212495 gene encoding cytochrome P450 CYP82D47, translating into MESYSKTAVAIVIPLLLFLFSLFWVLSRRLLFRSQQRNKKLQPPVASGAWPVIGHLHLLGGSEPAYKTLGKMADAFGPIFTLKMGSHRAVVVSNWEIAKECFTTNDRVFASRPKLVAAKHMGYNNTMFAFTQYGPLWRHIRKIANHEILSNQRLDLFQHIYKSEVQVSIKKLYELWVTNGSEKVLVEMKDWFGELTLNTIFRMVLGKRFSTTVEGSSNEGSDEGEQFRQALRDFLQLFMAFVPSDSFPFVSWLDLGGYEKAMKKTAKILDKTLHKWLIEHQQKRNCNNCDDVVHKEEDFMDVMLSTVQNVEELIGYDVGTITKATCLTLILGGAESTQVTLTWALCLLLNNNEDTLKKAQLELDEQVGRERLVLESDVKNLLYLQAIVKETMRLYPAAPLAALHEAMEDCNLVGYHIPAKTRLIVNLKKLQKDPLVWEDPDEFRPERFLTTHKDFDVRGQHPQFIPFGSGRRMCPGVSFASQVMHLTLANLLHGFEIRRPSEELINMEEKVGLTSMKTTPLQIVLTPRLSAQVYV; encoded by the exons atggaatCATACTCCAAAACTGCAGTCGCCATAGTAATCCCTCTTCtcttatttctcttttccctCTTCTGGGTTTTATCTAGAAGATTATTATTCAGATCTCAACAACGGAATAAGAAACTGCAGCCACCGGTAGCCAGTGGCGCCTGGCCAGTGATCGGTCATCTTCATCTCTTAGGTGGCTCTGAACCAGCATACAAAACCTTAGGGAAAATGGCGGATGCTTTCGGACCAATTTTTACTCTGAAAATGGGAAGCCATAGAGCAGTGGTCGTAAGCAACTGGGAAATAGCGAAAGAGTGTTTTACTACAAACGATAGAGTATTTGCCTCTCGCCCCAAGCTTGTAGCCGCAAAGCATATGGGCTATAATAATACCATGTTTGCTTTCACCCAATACGGCCCATTGTGGCGTCATATCCGAAAAATAGCCAATCATGAAATTCTCTCTAACCAACGCCTTGATCTTTTCCAACACATTTACAAGTCAGAGGTTCAAGTTTCCATAAAGAAACTGTATGAGTTATGGGTGACCAATGGAAGCGAGAAAGTGTTGGTGGAGATGAAGGATTGGTTTGGAGAATTAACTTTGAACACCATATTTAGGATGGTGCTTGGAAAGCGATTTTCAACAACTGTTGAAGGGAGTAGCAACGAGGGCAGTGACGAAGGCGAGCAGTTCCGACAGGCCTTGAGGGATTTTCTTCAACTGTTTATGGCTTTTGTTCCGTCAGATTCGTTTCCATTTGTGAGTTGGTTGGATTTGGGAGGATATGAAAAGGCAATGAAAAAGACGGCCAAAATTCTAGACAAGACGCTTCATAAATGGCTAATAGAACATCAACAGAAGAGAAATTGTAACAATTGTGATGATGTAGTCCACAAGGAAGAGGACTTTATGGATGTGATGCTGTCCACGGTtcaaaatgttgaagaacttaTCGGCTATGATGTTGGTACCATCACAAAAGCTACATGTTTG ACTCTAATATTGGGTGGAGCAGAGAGCACACAAGTAACTTTGACATGGGCTCTTTGTTTGCTccttaataataatgaagataCATTAAAGAAGGCCCAACTTGAATTAGACGAACAAGTAGGTAGAGAGAGGTTGGTATTGGAGTCGGATGtgaaaaatttgttgtatCTTCAAGCTATTGTAAAGGAGACAATGCGTTTATACCCTGCTGCACCACTTGCAGCCCTGCATGAGGCCATGGAAGATTGTAATCTTGTTGGTTATCACATTCCTGCAAAGACACGTCTAATAGTGAATCTCAAAAAGCTTCAAAAAGATCCACTTGTATGGGAAGATCCCGATGAATTTCGACCAGAGAGATTTCTTACAACGCATAAAGATTTCGATGTCAGAGGACAACATCCGCAGTTCATACCTTTCGGGAGTGGTCGAAGGATGTGCCCGGGAGTTTCATTTGCCAGCCAAGTAATGCATCTAACGCTTGCAAACCTACTTCATGGGTTTGAAATTCGTAGGCCATCTGAGGAGCTAATCAATATGGAAGAGAAGGTTGGATTAACCAGTATGAAAACAACCCCACTTCAAATTGTTTTAACTCCACGTCTTTCTGCACAAGTTTATGTGTAA